The following proteins come from a genomic window of Candidatus Cloacimonadota bacterium:
- the mutS gene encoding DNA mismatch repair protein MutS: MLKQFNNIKQKHPDKIILFRMGDFYETFFEDAEKAAKILGITLTARNKKDENPIPLAGFPYHSLKTYLEKLIRSGEKVVICEQLEDPKKAVGLVKRDIVEIITPGAIIDENMIDVKEHNYLTAIYIPEKNPRIGLSCLDISTGDFIYTEFLPNQLKNEILRVRPKEIIVKDEETANQIRQLKLEISPLITVFDSYYFEPAEAKEILKKQFSTITLEGFGSSAKSPGLTAAGAALAYVRSLKSDDLKHINSLRYYSLDNYMQIDEISRHNLELLKSIRYATRQGSLISVIDQTMTAMGSRLLTDWLLRPLLDIQEIEKRLDAVQEFKENIIQTEEIRGLLKNIGDLSRLLSKIGTLRINPREMVALKNYLESSIQLKNILHDFSCPYIAAIREGIEDYSSVIDLIENSIVDLPPILITGGGIIQDGINPELDELRSMSREGKGWIARLEDSEKKKTGIPSLKVGYNKVFGYYLEVTNTHKNKVPEYYICKQTLVNCERYISPQLKEYEAKVLGAEERIKSLEYELFQEIREKLLFQLPLIQQYVDIISQLDTLTSLAYLAHYNNYIRPRFNQEGILELKECRHPVIEKLLTEEKFIPNDVSLDDKEFKIILITGPNMAGKSTYLRQVGLLAIMAQMGSFIPATSANLPIFDKIFTRVGASDNLAMGQSTFLVEMIETANILNTATPQSLILLDEIGRGTSTFDGLSLAWAIVEFIATQKRINAKTLFATHYHELTDLEEILPGVKNFNIAVKEWNEEMIFIRRIERGGADKSYGIQVAKLAGIPDKVIKRAKQILHNLEEQELSPQGLTATVKRQLKRDTGQIDIFEILINQTDKNEALLEELKNADLNNMTPLEAHKFLQDLQEKLDN, encoded by the coding sequence ATGCTCAAGCAGTTCAATAATATCAAACAGAAGCACCCTGATAAAATCATTCTATTCAGGATGGGTGATTTTTACGAGACCTTCTTCGAAGATGCCGAGAAAGCTGCTAAAATACTCGGTATTACACTTACAGCCCGTAATAAAAAAGATGAAAATCCCATCCCCTTAGCCGGTTTCCCTTATCATAGTCTGAAGACTTATCTGGAAAAACTCATTCGCAGCGGGGAAAAAGTTGTCATCTGTGAACAGCTCGAAGACCCGAAGAAAGCTGTCGGATTAGTGAAAAGGGATATTGTTGAGATCATAACCCCTGGTGCCATTATAGATGAAAACATGATCGATGTCAAAGAGCATAACTATCTGACAGCTATATACATACCAGAAAAGAATCCTCGAATTGGGCTATCCTGCCTTGATATCTCTACCGGCGATTTTATCTACACCGAATTTCTCCCCAATCAGTTAAAGAACGAGATCTTACGGGTCAGACCGAAGGAGATCATTGTCAAGGATGAAGAGACCGCTAACCAGATTCGGCAACTCAAACTGGAGATCAGCCCCCTGATCACCGTTTTTGATTCTTATTACTTTGAGCCGGCTGAGGCAAAAGAAATCCTCAAAAAACAGTTCTCGACCATCACCTTAGAGGGTTTTGGATCATCAGCAAAAAGTCCGGGACTAACCGCAGCCGGTGCTGCCTTGGCTTATGTCCGATCTCTAAAGAGCGATGATCTGAAACATATAAACTCACTCCGTTACTATTCACTCGATAACTATATGCAGATTGATGAGATCTCACGGCATAATCTGGAACTGCTCAAATCTATCCGATACGCAACACGACAGGGAAGTCTGATCTCTGTTATTGACCAGACCATGACTGCCATGGGCTCCAGATTATTGACCGATTGGCTTCTGAGACCGCTGCTCGATATTCAGGAAATAGAAAAACGGCTTGATGCTGTGCAGGAGTTCAAAGAAAATATAATTCAAACCGAAGAGATCCGTGGTCTTCTGAAAAATATCGGAGATTTAAGCAGATTACTGAGTAAGATCGGCACCCTAAGGATCAATCCGCGTGAAATGGTCGCTTTGAAAAACTATCTCGAATCCTCTATTCAGCTAAAGAATATTCTCCATGATTTTTCCTGCCCCTATATTGCAGCCATCAGAGAGGGTATAGAAGATTATAGCTCGGTCATCGATCTCATCGAAAACAGCATTGTTGACCTCCCCCCTATTCTGATCACCGGCGGCGGGATCATACAGGATGGAATCAATCCCGAACTCGATGAATTGCGAAGTATGAGTCGGGAAGGGAAAGGGTGGATCGCACGACTGGAAGATTCAGAAAAGAAAAAAACAGGAATACCATCTCTTAAGGTGGGTTACAATAAAGTGTTCGGTTATTATCTGGAAGTAACCAATACCCATAAGAATAAAGTACCTGAATATTATATCTGCAAACAGACTCTCGTTAATTGCGAAAGGTATATTTCGCCGCAATTAAAAGAATATGAAGCCAAGGTTCTCGGAGCAGAAGAGAGGATCAAGAGCTTAGAATATGAACTCTTTCAGGAGATCAGAGAAAAACTTCTCTTTCAATTACCTCTTATCCAGCAGTATGTAGATATTATCAGTCAACTCGATACTTTGACCTCTCTCGCTTATTTAGCACATTATAATAACTATATCCGTCCCCGATTCAATCAGGAAGGGATTCTCGAACTCAAAGAATGCCGGCATCCGGTGATCGAAAAACTGCTTACTGAAGAGAAGTTCATCCCTAACGATGTCTCTCTCGACGATAAAGAATTCAAAATTATCCTGATTACCGGTCCTAATATGGCAGGGAAGTCCACCTATCTCAGACAGGTTGGTCTTTTGGCTATCATGGCTCAAATGGGGAGTTTTATTCCGGCAACTTCAGCTAATCTCCCTATTTTCGACAAGATCTTTACCCGTGTCGGTGCTTCTGACAATCTCGCTATGGGGCAAAGTACCTTTCTTGTCGAAATGATCGAAACGGCTAATATCCTCAATACAGCAACACCCCAGTCACTGATCCTTCTCGATGAGATCGGTAGAGGAACCAGCACCTTTGACGGCTTGAGTCTCGCTTGGGCTATTGTTGAGTTTATCGCTACCCAGAAAAGGATCAATGCTAAAACACTCTTTGCCACTCATTACCACGAGCTGACCGATCTGGAAGAGATCCTGCCCGGTGTTAAGAATTTTAACATCGCTGTCAAAGAATGGAATGAGGAGATGATCTTCATACGCCGAATAGAGAGAGGTGGTGCTGATAAAAGTTATGGTATTCAAGTCGCAAAATTAGCCGGTATCCCCGACAAAGTAATCAAAAGAGCGAAACAGATCCTCCATAACCTCGAAGAGCAGGAGTTGAGCCCGCAAGGTTTAACTGCCACGGTCAAACGTCAGCTGAAGAGAGATACCGGTCAGATCGATATCTTTGAGATATTGATCAATCAGACCGATAAAAATGAAGCTCTGCTGGAGGAATTGAAAAATGCCGATCTTAATAACATGACACCACTGGAAGCTCATAAATTTCTCCAAGACCTGCAAGAAAAACTCGATAATTGA